The following proteins are co-located in the Dyadobacter chenwenxiniae genome:
- a CDS encoding helix-turn-helix domain-containing protein codes for MENWKALAFLLASGQGFVLSLSLIVRGARGPKQHIFLGLILLVLAQELLNAWGIQVHYHQQPDPFRFWNYQSYLVLPLSLWLFARLTTSPDFQFKKKYWLIYFPVVAEVGFRLFWRAYASSSNVKRPSLLENPIWFFLTEILPIAGMVIVLSLYAQKLNRFRLAWQQQLPVFSARHYLRLYGLFGFLTVLTFLWFAGVILEWPIFPVVNLLLTVCLFGLGYLGYLDHSFFMLPSLHKQKSADKPEFAQYDDLSQLQHLMAAFNQDGLHTRSRLTLEDVAAHLHLPVRYVSYLVNTHCASNFNNFVNGFRVQEVIRKLGDPKEQHKTVLALAFESGFNSKSTFNQVFRQHTGKSPSQYLQLQK; via the coding sequence ATGGAAAACTGGAAAGCGCTCGCGTTTTTGCTGGCCTCAGGGCAGGGATTTGTTTTGAGCCTTTCGCTGATCGTTCGGGGAGCAAGAGGGCCAAAGCAGCATATTTTTCTTGGGCTGATCCTTCTGGTACTTGCTCAGGAATTGCTAAATGCATGGGGCATTCAGGTTCACTATCACCAGCAGCCCGACCCATTCCGTTTCTGGAATTACCAGAGCTATTTGGTGCTGCCCTTATCGCTGTGGCTTTTTGCCCGGCTTACTACCTCACCTGATTTTCAATTCAAGAAGAAATACTGGCTCATTTATTTTCCGGTTGTGGCAGAGGTTGGTTTCCGCCTGTTCTGGCGGGCTTATGCAAGTTCCTCAAATGTTAAAAGACCCTCTTTACTTGAAAACCCAATCTGGTTTTTCTTGACAGAAATACTGCCGATCGCCGGGATGGTGATCGTTTTGTCTCTTTACGCACAGAAGCTCAACAGGTTCAGGCTTGCCTGGCAGCAACAATTGCCGGTGTTCAGCGCGCGACATTATTTGCGGCTCTATGGTTTGTTTGGGTTTCTTACTGTGCTCACGTTCCTTTGGTTTGCAGGAGTGATTTTGGAGTGGCCCATCTTCCCGGTTGTGAACCTGTTGCTGACGGTCTGTCTTTTCGGGCTGGGTTATCTTGGTTATCTGGATCACTCTTTTTTCATGCTGCCTTCCTTGCACAAACAAAAATCTGCGGACAAACCTGAATTTGCTCAATACGACGATTTGTCTCAACTACAACATCTGATGGCAGCATTTAACCAAGACGGACTGCACACCAGGTCGCGGCTGACGCTTGAAGATGTAGCAGCACACCTGCATCTGCCTGTGAGATATGTTTCCTATCTGGTTAATACGCATTGCGCTTCGAACTTCAACAACTTTGTGAATGGGTTCCGTGTGCAGGAAGTAATCCGCAAGCTGGGCGACCCAAAGGAGCAGCATAAGACTGTGCTGGCATTGGCATTCGAATCGGGATTTAATTCGAAATCAACGTTCAACCAGGTATTCAGGCAGCACACTGGCAAATCGCCTTCTCAATATCTGCAATTGCAAAAATAG
- a CDS encoding RNA polymerase sigma factor translates to MITLSIIHQAQQKDVCSQRKLFDAYGKILHRIARRYLSDKGKVEDSVSNSIFIMLEKMGRCKFESVGAFESWIKRIVVNECLAIIKKEKPFKLLGEHEAEAYHLDEIVIENLTADRIMEVIAGLPVGYRTVFNLFEVEGYAHSEIAEMLGISLGTSKSQLSKAKVMLQKRIIDLDPSYEKRKLVL, encoded by the coding sequence TTGATTACGCTCTCCATAATTCATCAAGCTCAGCAAAAAGACGTCTGTTCGCAGCGAAAGCTTTTTGATGCCTATGGGAAAATATTGCACCGTATCGCAAGAAGATACCTTTCTGATAAAGGGAAAGTGGAAGATAGCGTATCGAATTCTATTTTCATTATGCTTGAAAAGATGGGCCGGTGCAAGTTTGAATCGGTGGGAGCATTTGAAAGCTGGATTAAAAGAATTGTTGTTAACGAGTGCCTTGCTATCATAAAAAAAGAAAAGCCCTTTAAATTGTTAGGGGAGCACGAAGCAGAAGCCTATCACCTGGATGAAATTGTGATAGAAAACCTAACTGCGGACAGGATCATGGAAGTTATTGCCGGCTTGCCCGTTGGCTACCGAACGGTATTTAACTTGTTTGAGGTTGAAGGTTACGCACATTCCGAAATAGCAGAAATGCTGGGAATCAGCTTAGGCACATCGAAATCACAGCTCAGCAAAGCAAAAGTAATGTTGCAGAAAAGGATTATTGACTTGGATCCGAGTTATGAAAAACGAAAACTTGTCTTATAA
- a CDS encoding DUF4932 domain-containing protein, producing MIRDVRKDVAGRLLYHISLVLVFKITKSHYPMKASIQLIFLIFISISPALCQTNSTGQKLPAHRQFQIQINKNVELLGFVYFLGYEGAQAETEGYSANRKARYAYGLDLYRQFKDYEKSRHLAIIIGFAQDIWLDKLINLLVQLDEFPNATLRGGIDAGYYLAFSPKKDTVEARKNATAFIDAMNQLWREVDFDKYLQKNRPKYENALAQVRSGMPDSLFIPTMEKFYQAHLASYILAPSLTIPPGMGFGINYSEQGQKHAFHVFGAFGIPAFKDSSNLDMGFSDQKHLLELSTHEFGHSFVNPVIDQLPAEMITKTEKLFEPIKATMANQGYTAWKACIYEHFVRAGEIIISQNRGNTADTQRLRKHYEEERKFIYLPLILKELTRYKESKSVSYNQAVRAAMHALVRKAVEK from the coding sequence ATGATCCGGGACGTCCGGAAAGACGTAGCGGGGCGCTTACTGTATCACATTTCGCTTGTTTTGGTTTTCAAAATCACAAAAAGCCATTACCCGATGAAAGCAAGCATCCAGCTAATTTTTTTAATTTTTATCAGTATTTCCCCCGCTCTTTGCCAGACGAATTCAACCGGCCAAAAGTTGCCCGCACACCGGCAGTTTCAAATTCAGATCAATAAAAATGTGGAGCTGCTCGGATTTGTCTATTTCCTGGGCTATGAGGGCGCTCAGGCTGAAACAGAGGGATATTCTGCAAATAGAAAGGCGCGCTACGCATACGGTCTCGATTTATACCGGCAGTTCAAAGACTACGAAAAAAGCAGGCACCTGGCCATCATAATCGGCTTTGCACAGGATATCTGGCTCGATAAACTGATTAATCTGCTGGTTCAGTTGGATGAATTTCCAAACGCAACACTGCGGGGTGGGATTGATGCGGGCTATTATCTTGCTTTTTCTCCAAAAAAAGACACTGTTGAAGCCAGAAAAAATGCGACTGCATTCATCGATGCCATGAATCAGCTCTGGCGGGAAGTCGATTTTGATAAATATCTGCAAAAAAACCGGCCTAAATACGAAAATGCGCTGGCCCAGGTCCGTAGCGGCATGCCGGACAGTCTGTTCATACCTACGATGGAAAAGTTTTACCAGGCGCACCTTGCCAGTTATATCCTGGCCCCAAGCCTGACCATCCCGCCGGGAATGGGTTTTGGCATAAATTATTCCGAGCAGGGGCAAAAACACGCCTTCCATGTATTTGGCGCATTCGGGATTCCAGCTTTCAAAGACTCTTCAAACCTCGATATGGGTTTCAGCGATCAGAAACACTTGCTCGAATTGAGCACGCATGAATTCGGACATTCATTTGTGAATCCGGTTATTGATCAACTACCCGCTGAAATGATTACCAAAACAGAAAAGCTGTTTGAGCCAATCAAAGCGACAATGGCGAACCAGGGTTACACAGCCTGGAAAGCATGTATCTATGAGCATTTTGTACGGGCGGGAGAAATCATCATTTCACAAAATCGCGGCAATACAGCCGATACGCAGCGTCTGAGAAAACATTACGAAGAGGAGAGAAAATTCATTTACCTGCCGCTGATCCTGAAAGAACTGACCAGGTATAAGGAATCCAAAAGCGTTTCCTACAACCAGGCTGTGCGTGCCGCAATGCATGCTTTGGTTAGAAAAGCTGTTGAAAAATGA
- a CDS encoding Crp/Fnr family transcriptional regulator, with translation MKFNEAIHGLNPSDTFPGGKVTRVSNNVNKLPNDNYPQAGITNFALMNELIEYILQFGSLNQQQSDLVTRKAKEIELRKDAYFSEAGHIPKQVGFIVQGVMRGCYYTNTGEEITRCFISESSLVVDYINFDIGAYSSEYLQACTDCRMIVFSKQNWEELSQAIVGWDNIKNKMVQLCMHQKSRKGPVISQDATTRYLEFLENHPSLTNRIPLAYIASYLGITQQSLSRIRKNIR, from the coding sequence ATGAAATTTAACGAAGCCATTCATGGATTAAATCCTTCGGACACATTTCCGGGCGGTAAGGTGACTCGCGTGAGCAACAATGTAAACAAATTACCAAATGATAATTATCCGCAGGCCGGGATTACTAATTTTGCGTTGATGAATGAGTTGATAGAATATATTTTGCAGTTTGGTAGCTTAAACCAGCAACAGAGCGATCTCGTTACCAGAAAAGCAAAGGAGATAGAACTTCGGAAGGATGCGTATTTCTCCGAAGCTGGGCATATTCCCAAACAAGTTGGCTTTATTGTGCAGGGCGTCATGCGCGGCTGTTATTACACCAACACAGGGGAAGAAATTACACGCTGCTTTATTAGTGAAAGTTCCCTGGTGGTTGATTACATTAATTTCGATATCGGTGCTTATTCTTCGGAATACCTGCAGGCCTGCACGGATTGCCGAATGATTGTATTCTCCAAACAAAACTGGGAGGAACTTTCCCAAGCTATTGTAGGGTGGGACAACATTAAAAATAAGATGGTGCAACTTTGCATGCATCAGAAATCCAGAAAAGGGCCGGTGATCTCACAGGATGCTACTACGCGGTATTTGGAATTTTTGGAAAACCATCCGTCGCTTACCAACCGTATTCCACTCGCCTACATTGCCTCTTATTTGGGTATTACACAACAGTCACTAAGCAGGATCAGGAAAAACATTCGGTAA
- a CDS encoding SDR family oxidoreductase, with amino-acid sequence MKTALITGANKGIGFETAKQLLQKGFYVYMGSRQLQNGLAAANKLKIEGLTAVEAVELDVTDEDSVKAAYEQISKKNRVLDVLINNAGINGGKPPYSALEADPKEFTAAFETNVVGVARVTSTFIDLLRSSGQPRIVNVSTSVGSLALQSNPDWPAYDYAKYAVYASSKAALNMYTVQLAYELRNSAFKINAVCPGYTKTDFTGNSGGAVEEAGKRIVKYALLGHDGPTGKFFSEETNPATGEIPW; translated from the coding sequence ATGAAAACAGCATTAATCACCGGAGCCAATAAAGGCATCGGATTTGAAACAGCAAAACAATTACTTCAAAAGGGATTTTACGTTTATATGGGAAGTCGTCAATTGCAAAACGGCTTAGCTGCCGCCAACAAATTAAAGATCGAAGGGTTGACAGCCGTAGAAGCAGTTGAACTCGACGTGACAGATGAAGATTCTGTTAAAGCAGCATATGAACAGATCAGCAAAAAAAATCGCGTATTAGACGTATTGATCAACAATGCGGGCATCAATGGAGGAAAGCCGCCCTACTCCGCCCTGGAAGCAGATCCGAAGGAATTTACAGCGGCGTTCGAGACCAATGTAGTGGGTGTCGCGCGCGTCACAAGCACATTTATCGACCTCTTACGCAGTTCCGGCCAGCCGAGGATTGTTAACGTGAGTACCAGTGTAGGGTCTCTTGCTTTGCAAAGCAATCCCGACTGGCCTGCCTATGACTACGCTAAATATGCAGTTTACGCTTCATCCAAAGCTGCTCTGAATATGTACACCGTTCAGTTGGCCTACGAATTGCGCAACTCTGCCTTTAAGATCAATGCGGTCTGCCCGGGTTATACCAAAACCGACTTTACAGGCAACTCCGGCGGAGCGGTAGAAGAAGCAGGGAAACGTATTGTAAAATACGCATTACTGGGACATGACGGCCCCACCGGCAAGTTTTTCAGTGAAGAAACCAATCCCGCGACAGGCGAGATTCCCTGGTAA
- a CDS encoding ATP-binding protein, translating to MESTRPTASRATFAWTAALTILLAVFAFIPILTNSKSETIRSNVQILQLENDNYRKIDTCIAILYSAENNSRFFVVTRDSSYLRSYVRQLQAVNRILEEYHKASDRREKSLSRLISRKQLKDREFSNLRMMVDSLLSFSLNETQKAARAVRSAEKLKVQRQTEEVDSIQVSTSKKGKRKLVKRLMDAIRDKDAVDSSILKTHHETVVKEDSLQILVERPIVKPHSSFEKARRELNEAERDMLAINSLIFLNLQNTLQNLRSQEQRDIKTIRDSLLAATKAKSEEMSLLIWASVALVLLLSAMIVINLLKLYKKDKTILAFAGQTADASKRKGEFLAQITHEFRTPLNAIIGFSNQIDTRKLDTDLRLSIDSIKSASNIMLSLVNEILDFSKFESGKIVLQNEPFRPEILVRESLALLAVLADEKNIVISARYDLENKLTLSGDKFRIQQVVINLLTNAIKFTPEGGTVDVSLHFENQGQGKGMMRIGIRDSGVGIAKEHLDSVFEDFIQVPSTNMQVRQSSTGLGLAICKRIVDLYQGKLNVESSLGKGSNFTVDIPLEIAANAEDVPVLQEKNRNSETNLKSKRLLVADDNKMNLILISRIMDKMSATYDLADNGQSALDMFEKNAYDLVITDISMPVMDGVELTKRIRSHAHLGKARIPVIGFTGYTDKEKLDYYREIGMDEILPKPFDETHFKAIITGLLADRL from the coding sequence ATGGAGAGTACCCGACCCACTGCATCGCGGGCAACTTTTGCCTGGACAGCGGCACTCACAATTTTGCTGGCAGTCTTTGCCTTTATCCCCATACTGACAAACTCCAAATCAGAAACTATTCGGTCTAATGTCCAGATACTGCAACTGGAAAATGATAATTACCGAAAAATTGACACGTGTATAGCGATTCTGTATTCCGCTGAAAATAATAGCCGGTTTTTCGTTGTTACCCGGGATTCAAGCTACCTCCGTTCCTATGTGAGGCAGTTGCAAGCAGTAAATCGAATATTAGAGGAGTATCATAAAGCATCTGATCGCCGGGAAAAATCCCTGTCCAGACTTATTTCGCGTAAGCAACTCAAGGACCGTGAATTTAGTAATCTGCGGATGATGGTGGATAGCCTGTTGTCTTTTTCATTGAATGAGACCCAGAAAGCCGCAAGAGCGGTAAGGTCGGCCGAAAAGCTAAAAGTTCAACGTCAGACAGAGGAAGTTGATTCTATTCAGGTTAGTACTTCCAAAAAAGGCAAAAGAAAGCTGGTAAAACGGCTTATGGATGCCATTCGCGATAAAGACGCTGTTGATAGCAGCATTCTTAAGACGCATCATGAGACTGTGGTTAAAGAGGATTCGCTTCAAATATTGGTGGAACGCCCCATCGTGAAACCTCACTCTTCCTTTGAAAAAGCGCGCAGGGAATTGAATGAGGCGGAGCGGGACATGCTGGCAATAAACAGCCTGATATTTTTAAACCTCCAAAATACATTACAAAATTTAAGGAGCCAGGAGCAAAGGGATATAAAGACGATAAGAGATTCTCTGCTAGCCGCCACAAAAGCAAAATCCGAAGAAATGAGTCTGCTCATATGGGCAAGTGTGGCCCTGGTGCTTTTGCTGTCGGCCATGATTGTTATCAATCTGCTGAAACTATACAAAAAGGACAAAACCATACTCGCTTTTGCCGGACAAACCGCGGACGCAAGCAAAAGAAAAGGCGAGTTCCTGGCGCAGATCACGCACGAATTCCGGACACCATTGAATGCCATCATTGGCTTCTCAAACCAGATAGATACCAGGAAACTGGATACCGATCTACGATTAAGCATTGATTCCATAAAAAGTGCATCCAATATTATGCTGTCGCTGGTCAATGAAATACTGGATTTTTCAAAATTTGAAAGCGGCAAGATCGTGCTGCAGAACGAACCGTTCCGTCCTGAGATATTGGTTCGCGAATCCCTTGCCTTGTTGGCGGTTCTTGCAGATGAGAAAAACATTGTCATCTCGGCCAGGTATGATCTGGAAAATAAACTCACCTTGTCAGGCGACAAGTTTCGCATTCAGCAAGTGGTGATCAATCTGCTTACCAATGCCATCAAGTTCACACCGGAAGGGGGAACTGTTGATGTTTCACTTCATTTTGAAAATCAGGGACAGGGAAAAGGAATGATGCGGATCGGCATTCGGGATTCCGGCGTTGGCATTGCGAAGGAACATCTTGACTCCGTTTTCGAAGATTTCATCCAGGTGCCAAGCACAAATATGCAGGTTCGGCAAAGCAGCACTGGTTTAGGTTTAGCTATCTGCAAACGGATCGTTGATTTATATCAGGGGAAGCTAAATGTTGAAAGCAGCCTTGGGAAAGGTTCGAACTTCACAGTGGACATCCCGCTCGAGATCGCTGCGAATGCAGAAGACGTGCCGGTTTTGCAGGAAAAAAACCGCAATTCTGAAACCAATCTGAAAAGCAAAAGACTTCTGGTTGCGGACGATAACAAGATGAATTTAATCCTGATCAGCAGGATTATGGATAAAATGAGTGCAACATATGATTTGGCAGATAACGGCCAATCAGCACTCGATATGTTCGAAAAAAACGCTTATGACCTGGTAATTACAGACATCAGCATGCCGGTAATGGACGGAGTTGAGCTCACCAAACGGATACGAAGTCACGCCCACCTTGGGAAAGCACGCATCCCTGTAATCGGTTTTACAGGGTATACCGATAAAGAAAAACTGGACTATTACCGGGAAATAGGAATGGATGAAATCCTGCCTAAACCCTTTGATGAGACCCATTTCAAAGCAATCATAACGGGATTGCTGGCAGATAGACTCTGA